One segment of Deinococcus sp. Leaf326 DNA contains the following:
- the acpP gene encoding acyl carrier protein, translating to MATFDDVKDVIVEKLGVDADKVVPEARFVEDLGADSLETVELIMGLEDKFGVTIPDEEAESIRTVQAAIDYIESKQ from the coding sequence ATGGCAACTTTTGACGACGTGAAAGATGTGATTGTGGAAAAGCTGGGTGTGGACGCGGACAAGGTGGTCCCCGAGGCCCGTTTCGTCGAGGATCTGGGCGCGGATAGCCTGGAGACCGTCGAGCTGATCATGGGTCTGGAAGACAAGTTCGGCGTGACCATTCCCGACGAGGAAGCCGAGAGCATCCGCACCGTGCAGGCCGCCATCGACTACATCGAAAGCAAGCAGTAA